The Chryseobacterium suipulveris genome window below encodes:
- a CDS encoding DUF4138 domain-containing protein: MKTAINILLFLISNLFIAQTATKEQVISELPELVITEGVNLHIISPEPIQYVDLSTQKLTGDLPNTNIARIKITDAPTNVDPKEKAKTTSLLNGDKIGIITVVGQSFIAQYKAIYRNSENKNTVTNIHIQSEEMQPIELDKTRFSNLELTKFAMDIIQKKTEENPIREQKDLKLSMQLNNVYVISDYIFLDMTFKNSSNLSYDIEDLKFSIEDKKIYKATNNQSIEMTPIFRLYAPKHFRKNFRNIYVFKKFTFPNSKVMMIRLIEEQLSGRTIDMKVNYSDILKADTF, encoded by the coding sequence ATGAAAACAGCAATCAATATCCTATTATTCCTTATATCCAACCTTTTTATTGCCCAAACCGCAACCAAGGAACAAGTCATTTCGGAATTGCCCGAACTAGTGATTACGGAGGGCGTCAACCTGCACATCATCTCACCGGAACCCATCCAATATGTGGATTTGTCCACCCAAAAACTCACGGGTGATCTACCGAACACCAATATCGCGAGAATCAAGATCACGGATGCTCCTACCAACGTCGACCCAAAGGAAAAGGCAAAAACCACCTCTTTATTGAATGGCGACAAAATAGGAATAATAACCGTTGTAGGTCAGTCTTTTATTGCCCAATATAAGGCTATTTACAGAAATTCGGAAAATAAAAACACCGTGACCAACATCCATATCCAGTCGGAAGAGATGCAGCCGATTGAACTGGACAAAACCCGTTTTTCCAACTTGGAGCTGACCAAGTTTGCGATGGACATCATCCAGAAGAAGACGGAAGAAAATCCAATCAGGGAGCAGAAAGATCTTAAACTCAGTATGCAGCTCAACAATGTGTACGTTATCAGCGACTATATCTTTCTCGATATGACCTTCAAAAACAGCTCGAACCTGAGTTACGATATCGAAGACCTAAAATTTTCCATCGAGGACAAAAAAATCTACAAGGCGACCAACAATCAAAGCATCGAGATGACACCGATTTTTAGACTTTACGCCCCGAAACATTTCAGGAAAAATTTCAGAAACATCTATGTCTTCAAAAAATTCACTTTTCCGAACAGCAAGGTGATGATGATCCGCCTGATTGAGGAACAACTCTCGGGAAGAACCATCGACATGAAGGTGAATTATTCAGATATTTTAAAAGCAGATACATTTTAG
- the traM gene encoding conjugative transposon protein TraM, protein MKKINFKEKKYVMPLLALPFLLLFVYVGAQFTKEDTSKKDKPKELSLSLGETRDSIMTKNDAYDAFFKKDDNRTMLGGLDKEQDSLLSYEDQLSLDQKRKIDSLKAVSSRQNQQASKGGNSSYYNPKQQNEDKDFKRSSEIIRMLNDKSYGKQDNEQLSENTKSGNQNAQQDPVKYLKQQMLVMDSLEKARDPEYQAKLLAEQKLKANREKMDEFLNSTFNVGKSGINSGFNAFYRKNENSFIKAVIDENNKGFLGSRIRFRLLEDIFVGNRKIEKGSILYGQISGFSMQRVDLKIVSVFTKGEILPVNLSIYDIDGLKGLYVPESVFRDMIREMGSNSVQGTQMDMGGQGFFTSIGSKLFTSTSKSIANLIKTNKAKLKYNSYVFLIDEKQLKDSQNQQKK, encoded by the coding sequence ATTAAGAAAATCAACTTTAAGGAAAAAAAATATGTGATGCCCCTTCTGGCATTGCCATTCCTGCTGCTCTTTGTGTATGTGGGTGCCCAATTTACCAAAGAGGACACCTCTAAAAAAGACAAGCCGAAAGAACTTTCCCTATCTCTGGGAGAAACACGGGACTCCATCATGACGAAGAATGATGCCTACGACGCCTTTTTCAAGAAGGACGACAATAGGACGATGCTCGGAGGATTGGACAAGGAACAGGATAGCCTGCTCAGTTATGAAGACCAGTTGTCCTTGGACCAGAAAAGAAAAATAGACTCACTAAAGGCGGTATCGAGCAGACAAAATCAGCAAGCGTCAAAAGGAGGCAACTCTTCCTACTACAATCCAAAACAACAAAACGAGGACAAGGACTTTAAAAGGTCTTCCGAAATCATTAGAATGCTGAACGACAAATCCTACGGAAAACAGGATAATGAGCAACTATCAGAAAATACAAAATCCGGCAATCAAAATGCCCAGCAGGACCCCGTAAAATATTTAAAACAGCAGATGCTCGTTATGGATTCTTTAGAGAAAGCAAGAGATCCGGAATACCAAGCCAAACTATTGGCGGAACAGAAACTCAAGGCAAACAGGGAAAAGATGGACGAGTTCCTCAATTCCACCTTCAATGTCGGCAAGTCGGGAATCAACAGTGGGTTCAATGCCTTCTACAGAAAGAATGAGAACAGCTTCATCAAAGCCGTGATTGATGAGAACAACAAGGGATTTCTGGGAAGCAGAATCCGGTTTCGATTGTTGGAAGACATCTTCGTCGGCAACAGAAAAATTGAGAAAGGCTCCATCCTTTACGGGCAAATCTCGGGATTTTCCATGCAGCGGGTTGACCTCAAGATTGTCTCGGTATTTACCAAGGGAGAAATTCTTCCCGTCAACCTTTCCATCTATGATATCGACGGTTTGAAGGGACTTTATGTTCCGGAAAGCGTCTTCAGGGACATGATTCGGGAAATGGGGAGCAACTCCGTACAGGGAACACAGATGGATATGGGCGGACAGGGATTTTTCACGAGCATCGGCTCAAAATTGTTCACTTCCACCTCCAAATCCATAGCCAACCTCATTAAAACCAACAAAGCCAAACTGAAATACAACTCCTATGTATTTCTCATCGACGAAAAACAGCTTAAAGACTCACAAAACCAACAAAAGAAATAA
- a CDS encoding M23 family metallopeptidase: protein MKNRTTIITLTILLLTGGYSMAQFNTLMPTKPHKTEDFKIMETPKEENSNQKKEKKSWKEIFNITPKSELKNETESSMKMLTSQIDSLKTMLKNYHNGNNQSNVDYKKMKDSLFELMQNFQPEKKQEKDFETTFEGLRKNISMPLRNRISVTSPYGTRMHPIFGTAKMHNGIDLKANYEDVHAVLDGIITEAGWDSKGGGNYIKIKHFNRFETSYLHLSEIYYKVGEKVRAGFIIGKSGNTGNSTGPHLHFAVKEFGQSINPYHFLNDLNKANNLIATYYAN, encoded by the coding sequence ATGAAAAATAGAACGACAATAATAACATTAACAATTCTCCTTTTAACAGGCGGTTATTCCATGGCTCAATTCAATACGCTGATGCCGACAAAACCACACAAAACGGAAGACTTTAAAATTATGGAAACCCCAAAAGAGGAGAATTCCAACCAAAAAAAGGAGAAAAAATCGTGGAAAGAAATCTTCAACATCACCCCAAAATCGGAACTGAAAAACGAAACCGAAAGTTCAATGAAGATGTTAACGAGTCAAATCGACTCTCTAAAGACGATGCTTAAAAACTACCATAATGGAAACAATCAAAGTAACGTGGACTACAAAAAGATGAAAGATTCACTATTTGAACTGATGCAAAATTTTCAACCCGAAAAAAAGCAGGAAAAGGATTTTGAAACCACCTTTGAAGGTTTACGGAAAAATATCTCAATGCCTTTGCGCAATAGAATTAGCGTGACTTCGCCTTACGGAACAAGGATGCATCCAATTTTCGGCACTGCAAAAATGCACAACGGAATTGACCTCAAAGCCAACTACGAAGATGTTCACGCCGTGCTTGATGGAATCATTACCGAAGCAGGTTGGGATTCCAAAGGCGGTGGAAACTACATCAAAATCAAACATTTCAACCGATTTGAAACCTCCTATCTCCACCTCTCCGAAATCTACTACAAAGTCGGGGAAAAAGTGAGGGCGGGCTTCATCATCGGGAAAAGTGGAAACACCGGAAACTCTACCGGACCGCACCTGCATTTTGCGGTAAAGGAGTTTGGACAAAGCATCAATCCCTACCATTTCTTAAACGACCTAAACAAAGCAAACAATTTAATCGCAACCTATTATGCAAACTGA
- the traK gene encoding conjugative transposon protein TraK yields MLIKNIEQRIKINKVVSLGTVAFAVIIVLAGFFFAYRMIQDSRKSIYILDNGVPVLAKQTDVLLNRPVEYKAQIELFHRLFFTLAPDDAYIKENIQKSLYLIDDSGKKEYTNLKEKGFYNQIVASSSMVSIHTDSISLNMEQQKFSFFGKQMITRKSAVITRKLITEGYFEDIIRSPNNPHGVMLKNWRIIDNEEISNQTKNSY; encoded by the coding sequence ATGCTGATCAAAAATATCGAACAAAGAATAAAAATCAACAAGGTAGTTTCATTGGGAACGGTGGCATTTGCCGTAATTATCGTATTGGCGGGCTTCTTCTTTGCCTATAGGATGATTCAGGATTCCAGAAAGTCCATCTACATTTTGGACAACGGAGTTCCGGTACTGGCAAAGCAGACCGATGTCTTGTTAAACAGACCCGTAGAATACAAAGCCCAAATTGAACTGTTCCACCGACTATTTTTCACCTTGGCTCCCGATGATGCCTACATCAAAGAGAATATTCAAAAATCACTGTACCTCATTGACGACAGCGGAAAAAAAGAATACACCAATCTCAAGGAAAAAGGCTTCTACAACCAGATTGTGGCCTCCAGTTCCATGGTCAGTATTCATACGGATTCCATCTCGCTCAATATGGAGCAACAGAAATTCTCCTTTTTCGGAAAGCAGATGATTACCAGAAAGTCTGCCGTGATTACAAGAAAATTGATTACCGAAGGATACTTTGAGGACATCATCCGAAGTCCAAACAATCCGCACGGTGTGATGCTTAAAAATTGGAGGATTATCGACAACGAGGAAATCTCCAACCAAACCAAAAATTCCTACTAA
- a CDS encoding JAB domain-containing protein: METETINYQSKYGPNTNFQFPTDEDTQYLKTSAGEVLPYKLFSGRNDADPNSALLREKDNQGYANDFALVERQFSENKSLSFMAGTKVSDVNDVAWLFRALEDEAVEHTFALYKFKDDSYLVQHLSTGGITSTVVDLRLLTGNVFKMQPESITLVHNHPSGQLISSKHDRMLLQRLHEIFDHTGIKVEDGIVINLRSGKYLVFNGDLGSDQVLELSVQNQQQRKVSTFSFNKQIFAANYQPFKINSPEDTAAYISSQKFGLSDKTEAIILNNANDIVGKFILPQHRQFEKLTELMTIHAGTGVILYGNNVNEQMYKEYREKLELMGFTALDAILLESGNYHSLYEKTKINVYNHLVDKFSKNQLNAEPIVGVSENNPNNSYSKNFRNMEEPPQMDYVKLFIDDSEGNTKHEFEISLTEDDKVNYSQIASKIQLYRKPEDHVLLFVGGELLTYEGNEETEKIIDSLKSLFLPDEKKRSNLFSQSNFHSRFKEEMDATRSGFSIDDIIGEPSIKDYAKMNGDDLTQHLNKNKEYFNNQTPNIMETQKEFNQVDYLKNQLKYLGFGEDEKLHKELEKGIKSKNQQFEIKTSSDKALPGNKVDFALKFNKTESGGVFLNSYDAKLKNEKGEDITHNFSVNRENTFTAKEAVNLLEGRSVKIEFHNPKSDQSETAFVQFNFEEPKTEKGNYMFQNFYKNYGVDTDKIVEKANLVFEKPEYRENTIKSLEKGNVVKVKFEMDDKIMEGKAVLNPQYKNLNLYDNDMNRINTNKPLQGLENEEKQEKAHVKEQSIKR, encoded by the coding sequence ATGGAAACAGAAACGATTAATTACCAGAGCAAATATGGACCGAACACGAATTTCCAATTTCCGACGGACGAGGATACGCAATATCTCAAAACGTCGGCGGGCGAAGTATTACCCTACAAACTCTTCAGCGGGAGAAATGATGCTGACCCAAATTCCGCCCTCCTACGGGAAAAGGACAATCAAGGATACGCCAATGATTTTGCGCTCGTAGAGAGACAGTTTTCGGAAAATAAAAGTCTTTCATTCATGGCGGGAACCAAAGTTTCCGATGTGAACGATGTGGCTTGGCTTTTCCGTGCACTCGAAGACGAGGCGGTGGAACACACCTTTGCACTCTACAAATTCAAGGACGACAGCTACCTCGTTCAGCATCTTTCAACAGGCGGTATTACTTCCACAGTGGTGGATTTGCGTTTGTTGACGGGAAACGTCTTCAAAATGCAGCCCGAAAGCATCACGCTCGTCCACAACCATCCTAGCGGACAACTGATTTCGAGCAAACACGACCGAATGTTGTTGCAAAGGTTGCACGAAATCTTCGACCACACGGGAATCAAGGTGGAAGACGGCATCGTCATCAATCTTCGTTCGGGGAAATATTTAGTATTCAACGGAGATTTGGGAAGCGACCAAGTGTTGGAACTTTCGGTGCAAAACCAACAGCAGCGAAAAGTCAGCACCTTTTCCTTTAACAAGCAGATTTTTGCCGCCAATTATCAGCCGTTTAAAATCAATAGTCCCGAAGATACCGCCGCCTATATTTCGAGTCAAAAGTTTGGGTTGTCGGACAAAACGGAAGCCATCATCCTGAACAATGCGAACGATATCGTGGGAAAATTCATTCTTCCGCAGCATCGACAGTTCGAGAAACTGACGGAACTGATGACCATCCACGCCGGAACGGGAGTTATCCTTTATGGGAACAATGTGAACGAGCAGATGTATAAGGAATACCGCGAAAAACTCGAACTGATGGGGTTCACAGCATTGGACGCGATTTTATTGGAAAGCGGAAACTACCACTCCCTTTACGAAAAGACCAAAATCAATGTCTATAACCATCTCGTGGACAAATTCAGCAAGAACCAACTGAATGCGGAACCCATTGTCGGCGTATCGGAAAACAACCCAAATAATAGTTACTCTAAAAATTTTAGAAATATGGAAGAACCACCACAAATGGATTACGTCAAACTGTTTATTGACGATTCCGAAGGTAATACCAAGCACGAATTTGAAATCTCCTTGACGGAAGACGACAAAGTGAACTACAGCCAGATTGCCTCAAAAATCCAGCTGTATCGAAAGCCGGAAGACCATGTTTTGCTATTCGTTGGCGGAGAACTGCTTACCTACGAGGGAAATGAGGAAACAGAAAAAATCATCGATTCCCTTAAAAGTCTTTTTCTTCCCGATGAGAAAAAACGGAGCAATTTATTCAGCCAAAGTAATTTTCATTCGAGATTTAAAGAAGAAATGGATGCCACAAGGTCAGGATTTTCGATAGACGACATCATTGGAGAGCCTTCTATAAAAGATTACGCCAAAATGAACGGAGATGACTTAACACAACACCTCAATAAAAACAAAGAATATTTTAACAATCAAACCCCAAACATTATGGAAACACAAAAAGAATTCAACCAGGTAGATTATCTAAAAAATCAGCTTAAATACCTCGGTTTCGGCGAAGATGAAAAACTTCACAAAGAATTGGAAAAAGGCATCAAGTCCAAAAACCAGCAATTCGAAATCAAAACTTCATCGGACAAGGCACTGCCCGGAAACAAGGTCGATTTTGCCTTGAAATTCAACAAGACGGAAAGCGGCGGCGTTTTCCTCAACTCCTACGACGCCAAATTAAAGAATGAGAAAGGCGAAGACATCACCCACAATTTTTCGGTAAACAGAGAAAACACCTTTACCGCGAAAGAAGCAGTAAACCTTTTGGAGGGAAGAAGTGTGAAAATCGAGTTCCACAACCCAAAGAGCGACCAGTCGGAAACCGCCTTCGTGCAGTTCAACTTTGAGGAGCCAAAGACGGAGAAAGGAAACTATATGTTCCAGAATTTCTACAAAAACTACGGTGTCGATACCGACAAAATCGTGGAAAAAGCCAACCTCGTTTTCGAAAAGCCGGAATACAGGGAAAACACCATCAAATCCCTTGAAAAAGGAAATGTGGTGAAAGTGAAATTTGAAATGGACGACAAAATAATGGAAGGAAAAGCGGTGCTCAATCCGCAATACAAGAACCTGAACCTTTACGACAACGACATGAACCGCATCAACACCAACAAACCCTTGCAGGGACTGGAAAATGAAGAAAAACAGGAAAAAGCCCATGTGAAGGAACAGAGCATCAAACGATAA
- a CDS encoding type IV secretion system DNA-binding domain-containing protein, with amino-acid sequence MQEQQHQIKIYGFLQKAVYAVVALDCASLFYLDADIPIVSNLLKNFSKMSFFYPPINAKFATLILIGLVAVGTKAKKKKDLNIATEIVIPMILGLLMIFSSLVWQNEAGNSKLPKIFPALNLYQVIYAVLSFLGAVILQMGADAISKLMQQKMGKDRWNVEEESFAQNQELVETDTSINIPYLFRYSKKINKGWVNINPFRGTMVIGTPGSGKSFGIINPAIRQMIAKGFCLCIYDFKFPDLAQIAYYHYLLKKSKDSGYEYDFHVINLNEVEKSKRVNPFKKEYIQTLAEAQEMAESMVSSLQKGGSSSGGGSDAFFTQSAINFLSSSIYFFATYEDGKYSDLPHILSFMNRSYKEIFDTLFTNEEIFSLLSPFKTAYENKAFDQLEGQVGTLKIFLSRLATKESFWVFSGDEVELKITNRENPSILILASDPGTQDINSALYSSVLNRTLRLINSKHNLPGGIIADEFPTIYIHKIDNVVATARSNKVAVLLGLQEIPQLRQFYKKEVADTISAIVGNILSGSARDKNTLEWLEKLFGKIKQKSYSQSISQQGTTTSINEKMDFMIPAGKIATLKTGEMVGMIAQGEENDTEEYKTSAMNGKINLDMKAIKQEEHNYVKMPSYYSFVDKMGNNRKNDVLMTNFRKINKEVELIVNEFTKNEK; translated from the coding sequence ATGCAGGAACAACAACACCAAATTAAGATTTACGGATTCCTTCAGAAGGCGGTTTATGCGGTCGTGGCATTGGATTGTGCGTCGCTTTTCTACCTCGATGCAGATATTCCTATAGTTTCAAACCTATTGAAAAATTTCTCGAAGATGAGTTTCTTTTACCCACCCATCAACGCAAAGTTTGCGACCCTGATTCTCATTGGATTGGTCGCTGTCGGGACAAAGGCGAAGAAGAAAAAGGATTTGAACATCGCCACGGAAATCGTAATCCCCATGATATTGGGCTTGTTGATGATTTTTTCTTCACTCGTTTGGCAAAACGAGGCAGGAAACTCCAAACTCCCTAAAATTTTTCCTGCGCTGAATCTTTATCAGGTCATCTATGCCGTATTGTCTTTTTTGGGTGCAGTAATCCTTCAAATGGGAGCAGACGCCATCTCAAAACTCATGCAACAAAAAATGGGAAAAGACCGATGGAATGTAGAGGAAGAAAGTTTTGCCCAAAATCAGGAACTTGTAGAAACGGACACCTCGATCAATATCCCATATCTCTTCAGATACAGTAAAAAAATCAACAAGGGATGGGTCAATATCAATCCATTTCGTGGGACGATGGTGATTGGAACGCCTGGAAGTGGAAAGTCTTTCGGAATCATCAATCCCGCAATCAGGCAAATGATAGCGAAAGGCTTCTGCCTGTGTATTTACGATTTCAAGTTTCCCGATTTGGCGCAGATTGCCTACTACCATTATCTGTTGAAGAAAAGCAAAGATTCAGGGTATGAATACGATTTTCATGTCATCAATCTGAACGAGGTAGAAAAATCCAAAAGGGTAAATCCATTCAAAAAAGAATACATCCAAACCTTGGCGGAAGCACAGGAAATGGCGGAGTCAATGGTATCGTCGCTCCAAAAGGGAGGTTCAAGTTCGGGAGGCGGCTCCGATGCCTTTTTCACCCAATCTGCCATCAACTTTCTTTCGTCGAGTATCTACTTTTTTGCCACCTACGAGGACGGAAAATATTCGGATTTACCACATATCCTGTCCTTTATGAACCGAAGTTACAAGGAGATTTTTGACACACTTTTTACCAACGAGGAAATATTCTCACTGCTTTCTCCCTTTAAGACGGCGTATGAAAACAAGGCATTTGACCAGTTGGAGGGACAGGTCGGAACCTTGAAGATATTTCTCTCACGATTGGCGACCAAGGAAAGTTTCTGGGTGTTTTCGGGCGACGAAGTGGAACTAAAAATTACGAACAGGGAGAATCCTTCCATCCTGATTTTGGCATCCGATCCAGGAACGCAGGACATCAATTCCGCCCTTTATTCATCGGTTTTGAACAGGACTTTACGACTCATCAACTCCAAACACAATTTGCCGGGAGGAATTATTGCTGACGAGTTTCCCACCATCTACATACATAAAATCGACAACGTGGTGGCGACCGCAAGGAGCAACAAAGTGGCAGTCTTATTGGGACTTCAGGAAATCCCACAACTCCGACAGTTTTACAAAAAAGAAGTTGCCGACACCATTTCCGCCATTGTTGGAAATATCCTTTCAGGTTCCGCAAGGGACAAAAATACTCTGGAATGGCTGGAGAAACTGTTCGGAAAAATCAAGCAAAAATCCTATTCCCAATCCATCTCCCAACAAGGAACGACGACCAGCATCAACGAGAAAATGGACTTTATGATTCCTGCAGGAAAAATTGCGACGCTCAAAACTGGCGAAATGGTCGGAATGATTGCTCAGGGCGAGGAAAACGACACCGAGGAATACAAAACTTCGGCGATGAACGGCAAAATCAATTTGGATATGAAGGCCATCAAACAGGAAGAACACAACTATGTGAAAATGCCTTCCTATTACTCATTTGTCGACAAAATGGGAAACAATCGTAAAAACGATGTCCTGATGACCAACTTCAGAAAAATCAATAAGGAGGTTGAATTAATCGTAAATGAATTTACTAAAAATGAAAAATAG